From a single Corynebacterium kroppenstedtii DSM 44385 genomic region:
- the uvrA gene encoding excinuclease ABC subunit UvrA: protein MADRLIVRGASEHNLKGVDIDLPRDELIVFTGLSGSGKSSLAFDTIFAEGQRRYVESLSSYARQFLGQMEKPAVDFIEGLSPAVSIDQKSTNHNPRSTVGTITEVYDYLRLFYARIGIPHCPTCGAVIERQTPQQIVDQIMDMEQGLRFQILAPVVRTRKGEFVDLFENLSAQGYVRVRVDGTTYHISDVPKLEKQVKHNIEVVIDRLSVKPTQKQRLTDSVETALNLADGVVIFDFVSLGDDHPYRFRRFSEKMACPNGHPLAIDELEPRTFSFNSPYGACPECDGLGSKLTVDESLVIPDDTKPLVEAIAPWVSNHSTFYSKMVEAIAQQLGVSPSTPWKDLTASQKRTIMHGSNHQISIRYRNAYRRVRKYSAPFEGVMPFLHRRIDQAESDSQKQRFTAYMREVPCPKCHGARLKPEVLSVKIAGDSSDGTNQELSIAELSDLSISDASVFLNSLTLSSREEMISGRVLKEVQARLTFLLDVGLEYLSLSRSAGTLSGGEAQRIRLATQIGSGLAGVLYVLDEPSIGLHQRDNQRLIATLEQLRDLGNTLIVVEHDEETIRTADWLVDIGPRAGEYGGEVVYQGRPDGIEKCKNSLTGDYLSRRRVLAVPDKRRELDKDRHITVIEAKENNLKNIDVSFPLGVLTVVTGVSGSGKSSLVNGVLASTLQRDLNGARVVPGRHRRIEGLDQLDKLVQVDQSPIGRTPRSNPATYTGVFDKIRNLFAETQEAKVRGYKAGRFSFNVKGGRCEACRGDGTIKIEMNFLPDVYVPCEVCHGARYNRETLEVKYKGKNIAEVLDMPISEAADFFEPITSIHRYLATLVDVGLGYVRLGQSATTLSGGEAQRVKLASELQKRSRGRTVYILDEPTTGLHFEDIRKLMLVIQGLVDKGNSVIVIEHNLDVIKMADWVIDMGPEGGAGGGRVVDQGTPEDLVDRREETGSYTAKYLADMLPRNSK, encoded by the coding sequence GTGGCAGATCGACTGATCGTCCGGGGAGCCAGTGAACATAACTTAAAAGGTGTTGATATCGATTTACCTCGAGACGAACTCATCGTTTTCACGGGTTTATCCGGATCCGGTAAATCATCCCTTGCCTTCGATACGATTTTTGCTGAGGGGCAGCGTCGTTATGTCGAGTCATTGAGCTCTTATGCCCGTCAGTTCCTTGGCCAGATGGAGAAACCGGCGGTCGATTTTATTGAGGGACTCTCACCAGCTGTTTCCATTGACCAGAAGTCAACGAACCATAACCCGCGTTCAACGGTGGGGACGATCACCGAAGTTTATGATTATCTCCGGCTTTTCTACGCGCGCATCGGCATCCCGCACTGCCCGACCTGTGGTGCGGTTATTGAGCGCCAGACACCGCAACAAATTGTTGACCAGATTATGGATATGGAGCAAGGTCTCCGCTTCCAAATCTTGGCTCCGGTTGTCCGGACACGAAAAGGGGAGTTTGTTGACTTATTCGAGAACCTTTCAGCACAGGGATATGTTCGTGTCCGTGTAGATGGAACGACTTATCACATTTCCGATGTCCCTAAATTGGAAAAACAGGTCAAACATAATATCGAAGTTGTTATTGACCGTCTGTCAGTAAAGCCGACTCAGAAGCAGCGGTTAACTGATTCTGTCGAAACCGCATTGAATCTTGCTGATGGGGTAGTCATCTTTGATTTTGTTTCCTTAGGTGATGACCATCCTTATCGTTTCCGACGTTTTAGTGAGAAGATGGCATGCCCGAATGGTCATCCATTAGCTATTGATGAACTGGAACCGAGAACGTTCTCGTTCAACTCCCCATACGGAGCTTGTCCCGAATGCGATGGGTTGGGGAGCAAGTTGACTGTTGATGAATCATTAGTGATTCCTGATGATACGAAGCCACTGGTCGAAGCTATCGCGCCGTGGGTGAGTAACCATTCAACGTTCTATTCGAAAATGGTGGAGGCAATAGCCCAGCAGTTGGGGGTTTCTCCGAGCACGCCGTGGAAAGACCTGACCGCGTCCCAGAAGCGGACGATCATGCATGGATCGAATCATCAGATTTCCATTCGTTATCGCAATGCTTATCGGAGGGTAAGGAAATATAGCGCGCCGTTTGAAGGGGTCATGCCATTTCTTCATCGGCGGATAGACCAGGCAGAGTCTGATTCGCAAAAACAGCGGTTCACGGCATATATGCGTGAGGTACCGTGCCCGAAGTGCCATGGGGCCCGTTTAAAGCCCGAGGTCCTCTCGGTCAAGATCGCTGGAGATTCTTCGGATGGCACCAATCAGGAGTTATCCATCGCGGAGCTTAGTGATTTATCTATCTCTGACGCTTCGGTGTTCTTAAATTCGTTAACGCTCTCCTCCCGTGAGGAAATGATTTCCGGCCGAGTGCTCAAGGAAGTCCAGGCGCGACTGACTTTCCTTCTCGACGTCGGACTGGAGTATCTCTCACTATCTCGTTCGGCTGGAACCCTTTCAGGTGGAGAAGCTCAACGTATTCGCTTAGCGACGCAGATCGGCTCAGGCCTGGCGGGCGTGCTCTACGTTCTTGACGAGCCTTCGATCGGACTCCATCAGCGCGATAATCAACGATTGATCGCCACTCTGGAACAGCTTCGCGATCTTGGAAATACTCTCATCGTTGTCGAGCACGATGAGGAAACGATTCGTACAGCGGATTGGCTGGTCGATATTGGTCCGCGTGCTGGTGAATATGGTGGGGAAGTAGTCTATCAGGGCCGACCGGATGGTATCGAGAAGTGTAAGAACTCGTTAACGGGTGACTATTTGTCCCGTCGAAGGGTGTTGGCCGTTCCGGACAAGCGTCGAGAACTTGATAAAGACCGTCACATTACAGTCATTGAGGCTAAGGAAAATAATCTTAAAAACATCGATGTGTCTTTCCCACTCGGTGTTTTGACCGTCGTCACTGGGGTATCAGGGTCAGGTAAGTCGTCTTTGGTGAATGGTGTCCTGGCATCGACATTGCAGAGAGATTTGAACGGTGCTCGCGTCGTTCCTGGCCGTCACCGTCGGATTGAGGGGCTGGATCAGCTGGACAAGTTGGTGCAGGTTGATCAGAGTCCGATCGGTCGGACACCGCGGTCAAATCCTGCGACATATACGGGAGTTTTTGACAAGATTCGTAATCTTTTCGCCGAAACACAAGAGGCAAAAGTGCGCGGCTATAAAGCCGGTCGTTTTTCCTTCAATGTTAAAGGCGGTCGGTGCGAAGCATGTCGAGGCGATGGGACAATCAAGATTGAAATGAATTTCCTCCCCGACGTGTATGTCCCGTGTGAAGTCTGTCATGGCGCGCGGTATAACCGGGAAACTCTTGAGGTCAAATATAAGGGCAAAAACATTGCCGAAGTCCTCGATATGCCCATTTCTGAGGCTGCCGACTTCTTTGAACCGATCACCTCTATCCACCGGTATCTCGCAACTCTTGTCGACGTTGGTCTGGGTTATGTCCGTTTGGGGCAGTCGGCAACGACGTTGTCCGGTGGTGAAGCTCAGCGCGTTAAATTAGCTTCCGAACTGCAAAAACGCTCTCGTGGGCGGACGGTTTATATCCTTGATGAGCCAACGACCGGGTTGCATTTTGAAGATATTCGGAAGCTCATGCTCGTGATTCAAGGTCTCGTAGATAAAGGGAACTCCGTCATCGTTATCGAGCACAACCTAGATGTCATCAAGATGGCAGATTGGGTCATCGATATGGGGCCAGAAGGCGGTGCCGGCGGTGGACGTGTCGTTGATCAGGGGACGCCTGAAGATCTCGTGGATCGTCGGGAAGAAACCGGTTCCTATACCGCGAAATATTTGGCGGATATGCTCCCTAGAAATAGTAAATAA
- the infC gene encoding translation initiation factor IF-3 encodes MFIPIEESHISAEARINERIRVPEVRLVGPSGEQVGIVRTDDARKLAYDADLDLVEVAPRAKPPVAKIMDYGKYKYEQAQKARESRRNQQQTVVKEQKFRPKIDDHDYETKKGNVVRFLEKGSKVKVTIMFRGREQSRPELGFRLLERLADDVADAGVVESRPKQDGRNMTMVLGPVRRKGKK; translated from the coding sequence ATGTTCATCCCTATTGAGGAGTCTCACATCAGCGCTGAAGCTCGCATTAATGAGCGAATTCGTGTCCCCGAAGTTCGACTCGTTGGCCCTAGTGGCGAACAGGTTGGAATCGTGCGTACCGACGATGCTCGCAAGCTCGCCTATGACGCCGATCTTGATCTTGTCGAGGTTGCGCCACGTGCAAAACCACCTGTGGCCAAGATCATGGATTACGGCAAGTACAAGTACGAGCAAGCACAAAAGGCTCGCGAATCTCGCCGCAACCAGCAGCAGACCGTCGTCAAGGAACAAAAGTTCCGGCCCAAGATTGACGATCATGATTATGAGACTAAGAAGGGCAATGTTGTCCGGTTCTTGGAGAAAGGCTCCAAGGTGAAGGTCACAATCATGTTCCGTGGTCGCGAGCAGTCTCGTCCGGAATTAGGTTTCCGGTTGCTCGAGCGCTTGGCTGATGACGTCGCCGATGCCGGCGTCGTTGAATCTCGGCCCAAGCAAGATGGTCGCAACATGACTATGGTTCTCGGTCCTGTGCGTCGCAAAGGTAAGAAGTAG
- a CDS encoding cystathionine beta-synthase — translation MKLLKHITEAVGDTPLVQLQSVVPDGAGLVAAKIEYLNPGGSSKDRIAKKIIDAAEKEGKLKPGGTIIEPTSGNTGVGLAMVAQERGYQCIFVCPDKVGKDKIDVLRAYGAEVVVCPTAVEPDSPDSYYSVSDRLVSETPGAFKPDQYSNPNGPASHYESTGPEIWRDMDGEITHFVAGVGTGGTITGTGRFLKEVSNGAVKVIGADPEGSVYSGGSGRPYLIEGVGEDMWPDAYDRNLPDEIISVTDAEAFAMTRRLAREEGLLVGGSSGMAVVAAIKVAQRDPDAKIVVLLPDGGRGYLGKIFNDEWMLSYGFDTGRPREQEEPTIADILRRKNDSASSLPAFVHTHPNETIRDAINILREFNVSQMPVLGAEPPIVVGEIRGAVTERGLLRAVYEDGHSLSDSVSSVMEDAMPLVGDQERASEAIKQLESVDSLMVLADGVPVGVVTRQDLLGFAKK, via the coding sequence ATGAAATTGTTGAAACACATCACTGAGGCAGTTGGTGATACGCCCCTAGTGCAGCTGCAGTCTGTTGTTCCGGATGGAGCAGGCTTAGTTGCTGCCAAAATTGAATACCTTAACCCGGGCGGAAGTTCTAAGGACCGCATAGCGAAAAAGATTATCGATGCTGCGGAAAAAGAGGGAAAACTCAAGCCCGGCGGAACCATTATTGAACCGACGTCGGGAAACACCGGAGTCGGTTTAGCCATGGTTGCCCAAGAACGCGGGTACCAGTGCATCTTTGTCTGCCCCGACAAAGTGGGTAAAGACAAAATCGATGTTCTGCGTGCCTACGGTGCCGAAGTCGTCGTGTGCCCGACGGCCGTAGAGCCCGATAGTCCTGACTCGTATTATTCAGTGTCAGATCGTCTTGTTTCCGAAACGCCCGGAGCCTTTAAACCTGATCAGTATTCCAACCCCAATGGGCCGGCTAGCCATTATGAATCCACCGGCCCAGAAATTTGGCGGGATATGGACGGGGAAATTACTCACTTCGTAGCAGGAGTGGGCACCGGTGGAACAATTACGGGCACGGGCCGTTTCCTCAAAGAGGTTTCGAACGGAGCAGTCAAAGTCATTGGTGCTGATCCCGAGGGCTCGGTCTATTCGGGTGGTTCCGGACGCCCGTATCTCATCGAAGGAGTCGGTGAGGACATGTGGCCCGACGCCTACGACCGCAACCTCCCCGATGAGATAATTTCCGTGACTGACGCTGAAGCCTTTGCGATGACGCGTCGCTTAGCAAGGGAGGAAGGTCTTTTAGTCGGTGGATCGTCGGGAATGGCCGTTGTTGCCGCAATAAAGGTTGCTCAACGGGATCCGGACGCCAAAATTGTTGTTCTTTTGCCTGACGGTGGCCGGGGATACTTAGGCAAGATTTTCAATGACGAGTGGATGCTTTCGTATGGTTTCGATACCGGACGCCCCCGTGAACAAGAAGAGCCGACGATAGCCGACATCCTTCGCCGTAAGAATGATTCAGCCTCGTCGCTTCCCGCTTTCGTTCATACTCACCCGAATGAGACCATCCGTGATGCCATCAATATTTTGCGGGAATTCAACGTATCGCAGATGCCAGTCCTAGGGGCCGAACCTCCGATTGTGGTGGGAGAAATTCGTGGCGCTGTCACCGAAAGAGGCCTGCTACGAGCTGTGTACGAGGATGGTCATTCGTTGTCGGATTCGGTGTCGTCCGTGATGGAGGACGCCATGCCCCTCGTCGGCGATCAAGAGCGAGCATCTGAAGCGATCAAGCAACTAGAAAGTGTGGATTCACTGATGGTTCTCGCTGACGGTGTTCCGGTTGGAGTGGTAACTCGTCAAGATCTGCTTGGTTTCGCCAAAAAGTAA
- a CDS encoding cystathionine gamma-synthase, giving the protein MSDIEKGDARDRGLETSAVHAGWTPEAATGAVNPPIYATSTYAQDGVGGLRGGYEYSRTGNPTRTALEKAIAELERGKYGRAFGSGMAASDAVLRAMLKPGDHIIIPNDAYGGTFRLIDKIFAKWGIDYTPVAINDLDEVQSALTDRTRLVWAESPTNPLLTIADIPALAKVAHSVNARLVVDNTFATPALQQPLSLGADIVVHSTTKYIGGHSDVVGGAVVTSDQEVDDEVAFLQNSAGAIAGPFDSFLTLRGLRSLPVRMERHSANAQAIANRLADHPAVKEVIYPGLESHPGHAVAAAQMSHFGGMVSLRLADHDAAQRLCKNTSVFTLAESLGGVESLIEHPAAMTHASTAGSVLEVPDDLVRLSVGLESAEDLIADLLQALD; this is encoded by the coding sequence ATGAGTGACATAGAAAAGGGAGACGCTCGAGACCGAGGATTGGAGACGTCTGCCGTTCACGCAGGGTGGACGCCGGAGGCTGCAACCGGAGCAGTTAATCCACCTATTTATGCAACGTCTACCTATGCCCAAGACGGAGTCGGTGGACTGCGCGGCGGTTATGAGTATTCCAGGACGGGAAACCCAACCCGCACTGCATTAGAAAAAGCAATCGCTGAGCTAGAGCGGGGCAAGTACGGACGTGCCTTTGGCTCCGGAATGGCGGCTAGTGACGCAGTTTTGCGGGCCATGCTCAAACCCGGCGATCACATCATCATCCCCAATGACGCATATGGCGGAACATTCCGCCTCATTGACAAGATTTTTGCGAAGTGGGGGATCGATTACACACCAGTGGCAATTAACGATCTCGATGAGGTGCAATCCGCGCTTACTGATCGGACGCGGCTGGTATGGGCTGAGTCCCCAACCAATCCGCTCCTAACCATTGCGGATATCCCTGCTCTGGCTAAAGTCGCGCACAGCGTGAACGCCCGGTTGGTGGTTGACAATACGTTTGCTACTCCGGCTTTGCAGCAACCGTTATCGCTTGGTGCAGACATCGTCGTCCATTCGACTACGAAATACATCGGTGGGCACTCTGATGTGGTTGGCGGAGCAGTAGTGACGTCGGATCAAGAGGTCGATGATGAGGTTGCTTTCCTGCAGAATTCAGCCGGTGCAATTGCCGGGCCCTTCGATTCATTCCTTACCCTGCGTGGACTGAGGAGTCTGCCAGTCCGGATGGAGCGACACAGCGCGAATGCCCAGGCCATAGCTAACCGATTGGCTGATCACCCCGCGGTTAAAGAGGTCATTTATCCAGGGTTGGAGAGCCATCCCGGGCACGCGGTTGCCGCTGCTCAAATGTCTCACTTCGGCGGCATGGTCTCTCTTCGCCTCGCTGACCACGATGCGGCACAGCGTCTATGCAAGAACACATCGGTCTTTACACTTGCCGAATCGCTTGGCGGCGTTGAATCACTGATCGAGCATCCGGCAGCCATGACCCATGCGTCGACAGCGGGATCAGTGCTGGAAGTTCCCGATGATTTAGTTCGACTTTCGGTTGGTCTAGAATCCGCCGAAGACCTTATCGCCGACCTATTACAGGCACTTGACTAG
- a CDS encoding HelD family protein translates to MGTPTTDSEQSAIAYEQRVLDSLFTYVDRERRLSEEKLSSVLRRRTHDPRGLVERETAYSTLHDRLTMLSSAEIGLCFGRIDVVETDGEEPENPSPDNPELDRRYIGRIGLSDKDDDYRTLLMDWRAPGARPYYLATTAHPEGVALRRHLQTNGRTVTGVTDEYLDAEALNADGVNADSSPRGAGDESPLLSALNAARTGHMTDIVATIQREQDTIIRDPYRGVTVVEGGPGTGKTAVALHRVAYLLYTWRDVLSPTGVLVIGPNRTFIDYISRVLPTLGEGGVVLSTIGDLYPGVTSSRIDSELSREVKGSIEMVEILTNAVKNYQLVPDETTSLSVDGHHLDVTPAMVRAARTRARRSRKAHNQARGIFQDKFLDLLADAFADQIGEDPLGGNNLLDAGDQVALREDLEEEPAVIELMDSLWPELDPIDVLATLFSDESALQHATNDYDDLTREALRRADGRSFSTSDAALLDELATIIGLADIDEQRAKEERERSKRIAEAQDALDILAGSASQDVDDQFDPEILMAYDILDAAALAERQRVRDDRTTAERAQEDRLWSYGHVVVDEAQELSAMEWRMVMRRCPNHWMTLVGDTAQTGSPAGVESWSDTLEPFVQSRWHHHRLTINYRTPKEITDVVDHIRHHVAPDTSSDTAIRSNGRRPTMVYVPELESCRATDAESAHHESADSDHGQVRTPVVDKLQHVISEVAGAISSERTIAIVTAANNPDLHSCIDQAVQQSDLDQSVSILDPSETKGLEFDEVVIIEPEDIAYTAVQGFQDLYVAATRATQGLTVVYSGQPMFESA, encoded by the coding sequence GTGGGAACCCCCACGACCGATTCTGAACAATCCGCCATCGCCTATGAGCAGCGTGTTCTCGACTCACTCTTCACCTACGTCGATCGTGAACGTCGACTCTCTGAGGAAAAACTGAGTTCAGTTCTACGCCGGCGTACTCATGATCCTCGTGGCCTCGTCGAGCGAGAAACGGCATATAGCACGTTGCATGACCGGCTTACCATGCTGTCCTCAGCCGAAATTGGCCTGTGTTTCGGCCGTATCGATGTTGTCGAAACCGATGGCGAGGAACCGGAAAACCCATCTCCTGACAACCCTGAGCTGGATCGACGCTACATCGGGCGGATCGGGTTGTCCGATAAGGATGACGATTATCGGACTCTCCTCATGGATTGGCGCGCCCCGGGGGCACGGCCCTATTACTTGGCGACGACTGCACACCCGGAAGGTGTGGCCCTGCGACGCCACTTGCAGACGAACGGACGCACGGTAACGGGAGTCACTGACGAGTACCTTGACGCTGAAGCGCTCAACGCGGATGGCGTTAACGCGGACTCATCCCCACGTGGTGCAGGCGACGAATCCCCGCTGCTCTCAGCGCTCAACGCCGCCCGCACCGGGCATATGACTGACATCGTCGCAACAATTCAGCGTGAGCAAGATACCATCATCCGTGATCCTTACCGCGGAGTCACCGTTGTGGAAGGTGGCCCCGGAACTGGGAAAACGGCAGTAGCCCTCCACCGTGTCGCATATCTGCTGTACACATGGCGAGACGTCCTCTCTCCCACCGGCGTGTTAGTCATCGGGCCCAATAGGACATTTATTGACTACATTTCCCGCGTTCTACCGACGCTGGGCGAAGGTGGCGTCGTTCTGTCGACCATCGGCGATCTCTACCCCGGAGTAACGTCGTCGCGAATTGACTCTGAGCTCAGTAGAGAAGTCAAAGGATCCATTGAAATGGTGGAGATCCTGACTAATGCCGTGAAGAACTATCAGCTCGTCCCCGACGAAACGACGTCGTTAAGTGTGGATGGCCATCACCTGGACGTCACGCCCGCGATGGTTCGAGCTGCGCGGACGCGGGCTCGTCGTTCGCGAAAAGCACACAATCAGGCGCGCGGTATTTTTCAAGACAAATTCCTGGACCTTCTCGCCGACGCCTTTGCCGATCAAATTGGCGAAGACCCATTAGGCGGGAATAATCTCCTTGACGCCGGTGACCAGGTTGCGCTGCGGGAAGATCTGGAAGAGGAACCTGCAGTCATCGAATTGATGGATAGTCTGTGGCCCGAGCTGGATCCCATCGACGTGCTCGCAACCCTCTTCAGTGACGAGAGCGCGCTGCAGCACGCGACTAATGATTATGACGATCTCACGCGTGAGGCTCTCCGCAGAGCTGACGGGCGGAGTTTTTCCACCTCAGACGCTGCTCTTCTGGATGAGCTCGCAACGATTATTGGCCTTGCGGATATCGACGAACAGAGAGCGAAGGAAGAGCGCGAGCGATCCAAACGTATAGCTGAGGCGCAGGACGCCCTCGATATTTTGGCTGGGTCGGCGTCCCAAGACGTTGATGATCAATTCGATCCCGAAATACTCATGGCCTACGACATTCTTGATGCTGCTGCGCTGGCGGAACGCCAACGTGTCCGGGATGATCGGACGACGGCCGAGCGTGCTCAGGAAGACCGACTGTGGTCCTACGGGCATGTCGTCGTCGATGAAGCGCAAGAGCTCTCGGCGATGGAGTGGCGGATGGTGATGCGTCGGTGCCCTAACCACTGGATGACCTTGGTCGGCGACACCGCGCAAACAGGAAGCCCAGCTGGGGTGGAATCATGGTCGGACACGCTGGAGCCGTTCGTCCAGTCGCGGTGGCACCATCATCGGCTGACGATTAACTACCGGACTCCCAAAGAGATCACCGACGTCGTTGACCACATACGCCATCATGTGGCGCCTGATACTTCGTCGGACACTGCTATTCGTTCGAATGGCCGACGGCCCACGATGGTGTATGTACCCGAGTTGGAATCGTGCCGTGCCACTGACGCTGAAAGCGCGCACCATGAGTCGGCTGATTCGGATCACGGTCAGGTGCGAACCCCTGTTGTCGACAAACTGCAACATGTCATTTCTGAGGTTGCAGGAGCAATATCGTCAGAGCGCACTATTGCGATTGTCACTGCGGCAAACAACCCTGATCTTCATTCCTGTATCGACCAGGCTGTACAACAATCGGACCTGGATCAATCGGTGAGTATCTTGGATCCGTCGGAAACGAAGGGGTTGGAATTTGACGAAGTAGTCATCATCGAACCTGAAGATATTGCATATACGGCGGTCCAGGGATTTCAGGATCTCTATGTTGCTGCCACACGGGCGACCCAGGGTCTCACCGTGGTGTACTCGGGTCAGCCGATGTTCGAAAGCGCTTGA
- a CDS encoding alpha/beta hydrolase encodes MLPTGLSRNIRRRLYGAVLAASMMCLPALQAPQMLPRAAAAPAGQGCVPFANAAVKCSVHSATMNRDISVVIRPSHTANNPRVVQFLGGMGIKNDTNEWLTDGRALEHMDSTDATLVFPAGDSASLYTDWDHPTADGRVFKYKTFLSEELPAYLANNFGVPGGGAGHTLVTGISAGAWGAMGLAAQRPDFYRSVLAMSGFYDSRMPDQWLTTDLQPLLTEGVNTVPWFNLANRRAANPSENLQNLTMPIIVTSASGVINPLADYGDNLVGAVTEGIPMEAGATVQTAEFVAQARAAGVNIDYRLDPIGVHGWDTWSRMAWDQGVMNQALSNIG; translated from the coding sequence ATGCTCCCCACTGGATTGTCTCGTAATATCCGCCGACGTTTGTATGGTGCTGTTTTAGCAGCATCGATGATGTGCCTGCCGGCTCTGCAAGCACCACAAATGTTGCCACGTGCTGCAGCTGCTCCAGCGGGGCAGGGGTGTGTTCCCTTTGCGAATGCGGCTGTGAAGTGCTCTGTTCATTCCGCCACGATGAACCGGGATATTTCTGTAGTCATCCGTCCATCGCATACTGCCAACAACCCGCGTGTGGTCCAGTTCTTGGGCGGCATGGGCATTAAAAATGACACGAATGAGTGGCTGACCGATGGGCGCGCTTTAGAGCATATGGACTCGACGGATGCCACCTTGGTGTTCCCAGCGGGGGATTCGGCAAGTCTGTATACCGACTGGGATCATCCCACCGCTGATGGCAGGGTATTTAAATACAAGACTTTTCTTTCTGAAGAATTACCCGCATATCTTGCTAACAATTTCGGCGTTCCAGGTGGGGGAGCCGGGCATACATTAGTCACCGGCATCTCAGCGGGAGCCTGGGGTGCGATGGGCTTGGCCGCTCAACGTCCCGATTTTTACCGCAGCGTTCTTGCCATGTCTGGCTTCTACGATTCCAGGATGCCCGACCAGTGGTTAACCACCGACCTCCAGCCTCTCCTGACGGAGGGCGTGAACACTGTGCCCTGGTTCAATCTGGCTAATCGACGGGCGGCTAATCCCTCGGAGAATCTACAGAATTTGACGATGCCCATCATCGTGACGTCGGCTTCAGGTGTGATCAATCCTCTTGCCGATTACGGCGATAACCTGGTCGGCGCCGTCACTGAAGGTATCCCGATGGAAGCGGGGGCGACCGTCCAAACAGCGGAATTCGTCGCCCAGGCCCGCGCAGCAGGTGTCAACATTGATTACCGCCTGGATCCTATAGGCGTTCATGGTTGGGACACGTGGTCACGGATGGCGTGGGATCAAGGTGTGATGAATCAAGCGCTTTCGAACATCGGCTGA
- the rpmI gene encoding 50S ribosomal protein L35, translating into MKQKTHSGIKKRIKKTGSGKLRREQANRRHLLEGKPSTRTRRLKGDTSVSRNDTKRVNRLLGEG; encoded by the coding sequence GTGAAGCAGAAGACCCACAGCGGAATTAAGAAGCGCATCAAGAAGACGGGCTCCGGCAAACTCCGCCGCGAGCAGGCTAATCGCCGTCACCTTCTCGAGGGCAAGCCATCGACCCGCACCCGTCGTTTGAAGGGCGATACTTCCGTTTCCCGTAACGACACCAAGCGCGTTAATCGGCTCCTGGGCGAGGGCTAG
- a CDS encoding universal stress protein yields the protein MSKYSTIVVGTDGSQSSLLAVERAAEIAAALDATVTIGCAYYENQEEASKTLRQDSVTVLGDDPARKNLESAVEAARRVGATNIETAVRKGTPVEALMAIVKEVDADLLVVGNRGINSLTGRLLGSVPADVARQSNCDVMIVHTVD from the coding sequence ATGAGCAAATACTCGACAATCGTTGTTGGTACAGACGGGTCTCAGTCGTCGCTTCTCGCAGTCGAGCGAGCAGCCGAAATCGCAGCGGCCTTGGACGCCACAGTAACCATCGGTTGCGCCTACTACGAAAACCAAGAAGAAGCCTCGAAGACCCTCCGCCAAGATTCCGTTACCGTCCTTGGCGACGACCCCGCACGTAAAAACCTAGAAAGTGCGGTAGAAGCGGCGCGCCGGGTCGGTGCAACCAACATTGAAACGGCAGTTCGGAAGGGAACGCCGGTCGAAGCGCTCATGGCCATCGTGAAAGAAGTCGACGCCGATCTCCTGGTGGTGGGAAACCGAGGAATTAACTCTCTGACCGGACGATTGTTGGGATCGGTTCCAGCCGACGTGGCTCGTCAATCAAATTGCGATGTTATGATCGTCCACACGGTTGACTAA
- a CDS encoding MBL fold metallo-hydrolase, which yields MDNSCYLLAVDNDAVLIDAATDAPFLLDLADAAGVKITDVITTHSHYDHVGALQEVLQQTGARHHASAGDAPDLPADADRVAKDGERLDLASEKLAGLHLSGITLHGHTREGLAIACDPQSSLGIKAPVHVFTGDSLFPGGVGKTSSPEAFNHLLDDVTRKLFDVYDGSTCIHPGHGDDTTLGAEYPHLAEWRERGW from the coding sequence ATGGACAATTCCTGCTATCTCCTGGCAGTGGATAACGATGCGGTCCTCATTGATGCGGCAACTGACGCGCCTTTCCTCCTCGATCTCGCCGATGCCGCAGGCGTGAAAATAACGGACGTTATCACTACACATTCACACTATGATCACGTCGGAGCCCTCCAAGAGGTTCTCCAGCAGACTGGGGCACGGCATCATGCGTCCGCCGGGGATGCACCTGATTTACCTGCCGATGCTGACCGCGTCGCCAAGGATGGAGAAAGGTTAGACCTCGCCAGCGAGAAGCTAGCCGGCCTTCACTTGTCCGGTATTACTCTCCATGGCCACACTCGTGAGGGCCTGGCCATAGCCTGTGACCCGCAATCTTCGCTCGGTATTAAAGCGCCCGTTCACGTTTTCACTGGCGATTCTCTTTTCCCCGGCGGGGTCGGAAAAACGTCGTCGCCGGAGGCCTTCAACCATTTATTAGACGACGTCACCCGCAAGCTCTTCGATGTGTATGATGGGTCAACCTGTATCCACCCGGGCCATGGGGACGATACAACACTGGGTGCCGAATATCCTCATCTCGCCGAATGGCGTGAGCGTGGGTGGTGA